TTTTCTGGTCGGAACCCCCTAAGCCGAGTTTTCAAGGTGCTGCGCCGTCCACTTGGTTTTCGAGACTGGCCTTTTAATTCTAACGTAAAGCCGCCGTAGAACGGCGGGGTTTCAGACCCAAAATTTCCGATGAACAACTTCGGTGACAAGGTAAGTTTTATTTGGAGTATCGCGGATTTAATCCGCGACACCTTTAAGCGCGGCAAATATCAAGATGTCATCTTGCCTTTCACCGTGCTGCGTCGCCTCGACTGCGTGTTAGAGCCGACCAAAGAGGAGGTCTTAGCAGCCTACCACCAGTACAAAGACAAGCTCGACAATCTCGATCCTCTCCTCTGCAAAAAATCAGGATTTGCCTTCTATAACAGTTGTCCCTACGACTTCGAGAAACTCCTCGATGATCCCAAACAGTTGGCCGCTAACCTCAAGCTCTACATCAACAGTTTTAGCGGCAATATGCGCGAGGTGTTAGAGAAGTTCGACTTTGCCAACACCATCGACAAGCTGGAACAATCAGACCTGCTCTTTCTCGTCACCGAGCGCTTTCAGAACATCGATTTACACCCCGATAAGGTTTCTAACCTAGAGATGGGATACATCTTTGAGGAACTCATCCGCAAGTTTAACGAAGCTCTCGATGAAAATCCGGGGGAACACTTCACACCCCGGGAAGTGATTCAGTTAATGGTTAACCTCATCTTCTCCCCGGACAAAACACAGTTAAGCCAAGAATACATTACTCGCAGCGTTTACGATCCCTGCTGCGGTTCCGGGGGAATGCTGACCATTGCCAAGGATCGGATTTTGGAACTCAACCCCAAGGCCCAGGTTTTTCTCTTTGGCCAGGAAGTCAACCCGGAGACCTTTGCTGTGTGTAAATCTGACCTCTACATGAAAAGTGTGGACGGTAAGGACGCTGAAAATATCAAGTTTGGCAGCACCCTTTCCCAGGACCAGCACAGTGACAAAACCTTTGACTATCTCCTGGCCAATCCACCCTACGGCAAGGACTGGAAGCGAGATAAGGAGGCAGTGGAGACAGAGGCACAAAAAGCGGGCAGCCGATTTTCAGCAGGAACACCCCGCATCAGTGACGGACAACTTCTTTTTCTACAGCACATGATTGCACGCATGAAGCCGGAGACCCAAGGAGGCAGCCGCGTGGCGATTGTTATGAACGGTTCGCCATTGTTTACCGGGGATGCGGGAAGTGGGGAGAGCGAGATCCGGCGCTGGATTTTGGAAAATGACTGGCTCGAAGCAATCATCGCTCTGCCGAATGACCTATTTTATAACACCGGCATTGCCACATATATCTGGGTATTGACCAACCACAAGGCTGCTGAGAGGAGGGGTAAGGTGCAGCTGATTAATGCCTCCGAGTTTTGGCTGCCGATGCGGAAGAGTCTTGGCAGCAAGCGCCGGGAGATTAGTTCCCAGCATATTCGGGAGATAACTGAAATTTTCCAGAGTTTTCAACCCTCAGAGGTGAGTAAGATTTTTGATAGGGAAGATTTCGGCTACCGCAAGATTACCGTAGAGCGTCCCTTGAGGCTCAATTTTCAGGCATCACCGGAGCGGATTGAGCGATTGAAAGAGCAGAGCGCGTTTGCTAGTTTGGCAGTGAGCAAGAAGAAAAGTGATGAAATGAAGGGGATCGAGGAACAGGCCGGCAAGGAACAACAAAGGCTGATTTTAGACATTCTTAATAGTTTTCCCGATACTTTATATCAGGATCGAGGGGAATTTGAGAAGGTGCTAAAGAAAGGGATGAAAACCAAGGGAATAACGCTCGCACCAGCAGTTTATAAGGCGATTCTTTCGGCTCTTTCTGAGCGGGACGAATCGGCTAATATTTGTCTGGATAAACAGGGTAATCCCGAACCGGATACGGATTTAAGAGATACGGAAAATGTACCACTTAAACAGGATATTAATGACTATTTCGATCGAGAAGTTCTCCCCCATGTAACCGATGCTTGGATTAGTGACACGGTGCGGGATATTAGGGACGGTGCGCTTGGAAAGGTGGGGTATGAGATTAATTTTAATCGCTATTTTTATAAGTATCAGCCACCGCGAACTTTAGAGGCAATTGAAGCTGATATTAAGGAAGTGGAAGGGGAGATTTTAGCCATGTTAACAAGTCTAGAGGAGAGAATTTGAGCATGACCCTACGAGAGAAGATGCGGGAGTATTTAGAAAATGGCTTACAATTAGGATGGTTAATCGATACAAAAAGTAAAACCGTTGAGATTTATCGAGCTAATCAAGAGGTGGAAGTTCTGCACAATCCCACACATTTATCAGGTGAGAATATTCTAACTGATTTTGTTTTAGATTTGGACGATCCCCCCCACCCCCCTTCAAAAGGGGGGAGAAGCAAATAAAATAAAAAAGAGGTGTCAAAATGCCAGTAATTAAATTACGCTCTCATATCGGCGAAGATGGGATGTTACATTTAGATATTCCCCCTGAGTTTAAAGGTCAGGAAGTGGATGTAACAGTAACTGTTGAACCTATTACAGAGGAGAAAACCAAAACAAAGGAAACCTTATCTCAAGCAAGGGAAAGATTTGCTAAAGTGCGAGAACATTTTCAAGGAAGAAATTTTTTGGATAGCACAGAATTATTAAGAGAGGATAGACAAAGGTGACGAGTTTTGTTGTTGATGCTAATGTAGCTATCAAATGGGTGTTAACAGAAATTTATACAGATAACGGTTCTCGCTTATTAAGTCCCCAGTGATGAATATCTATCAGAAAACCTTGGTTATTCAAGATCCCAATCAGCTTGTTTTGTCTGATTTACCTTTTCAAAAAGGTCAGCAAGTAGAAGTAATGATTATTGCCAAAAATTATGACAGGGAAGCTCTAGCTAATAAGTTACGAGATTTCTTTAAAGAAGTCCAAGCTTTACACGCTGACAATCCTTTGACTGAAGAGGAAATTGAGGCTGAAATTGAGGATTATAGAAGAGGAAAATGAAGGTTGTAATCGATACTAATGTTGTTATTTCTGCCGCAATAGCTGACAGAAACCCGGAAAAAATAATTCTCTTTGTAGTATCTAACCCAGATTTTTACTGGATAGTATCACCGGATATTTTAGCAGAATATAGAGAGGTTTTATCCCGAAAACGGTTAAAGCTAACTAATGAGCAGAAACAATACTGGTTGACTCTTACAAGTGCCGTTACTTTTGTCGTCGATATTAATTTAGAAATTGATTTCCCCAGAGATAGAAAAGATGCTAAGTTTTTAGCCTGTGCAATTGTTAATAATGCTGATTACTTTATTACAGGAGACAAGGACTTTGATGAAGTTAAAAATCTAGGCCATACCAAGATTATTTCAGTTTCTCTTTTTCAGACAAAATATCAAATAAAATAGTAACCTAAGAGCTAGATTAATATGATGACAAAAAAATGGCAGCCTTATCCTACTTATAAGGATTCTGGAGTTGAATGGTTGGGTAAAATTCCAGAGCATTGGAAGGTGAAGAAATGCAAGCAATTGTCACTTATAAAAAGAGGTGCATCACCCAGACCAATTGATGATCCTTCTTTCTTCGATGATGATGGAGCCTACTCGTGGGTGAGAATTTCAGACGTTACTGCTAGTAATAAGTATTTAGAAACAAGCGAACAAAAATTATCCGAACTTGGTAAATCGAAAAGTATTGCTCTTGAACCCGGAGAACTATTTGTAAGCATTTGTGCCACCGTCGGTAAGCCAATAATTACAAACATCAAATGTTGTATCCATGATGGCTTTGTTTATTTCCCTTTTCTTAAAGAAAACAGGGAATATCTTTTTTATATTTTTTCAGGAGGTGAACTTTATAAAGGTGTGGGTAAACAAGGAACTCAACTCAACCTAAATACTGATATTATTGGTGATATTAAGCTTCCCATCCCCCCCCTTCCTGAACAACAAAAAATCGCCCAATTTCTCGACCAAGAAACCAGCAAAATTGATAAACTAATCACCAAGAAAGAGCGCTTAATCAAACTCCTTAAAGAGAAGCGCACCGCACTGATTAGCCATGCAGTCACCAAAGGACTTAACCCAGATGTTCCGATGAAGGATTCTGGGGTTGAATGGTTGGGTGAAATTCCAGAACATTGGGAGGTGAAGAGAGTAAAATATGCCTTCATTTTGCAACGAGGATATGATTTATCCAGCGACCAATTGATAGAAGGCATTTATCCCGTATGTGCTTCTAATGGAGTTATTGGGTTTCATAATAAATTTAATGTCAAGGCTCCCTGTATTACTGTGGGTAGAAGTGGAAGTGTGGGAGAGATAAATTACATTGAAAATGATTTTTGGGCGCACAATACAGCATTATTTGTGAAAGAATTTATAAATTCTATACCGAGATTTATATTCTATATATTGCTAATCCTTGATACTAAACGTCTGAGTGCTGGCAGTGCCGTTGGAACATTAAACAGGAATTATATCCATGAATTATTGACCCCTCTCCCCCCCATTCCCGAACAACAAAAAATCGCCCAATTCCTAGACCGAGAAACCGGCAAAATTGACAACCTAATCACCAAAACTCGCACCAGTATTGACCATCTCAAAGAATATCGCACCGCGTTAATTTCAGCCGCCGTTACTGGTAAAATAGACGTGAGGGAACATTAAAGCCATGCACATTATAACTCGCAAGCCTTTAAACGAATTTGCGGAGAGATACTAGGGTTGATTTATAGTAGGGTTGATTCATGAATCAACCCTACCCTTAGTCCCCTCTTGATAAGGGTGGTATCTGATAATTTTTAACGGCTACCTACTTAAGTAGGGTTGACTGAATAAATGTGAAATGTAGGCAAGGTAAGGGTTTTGTGGTTTTTCTCGTGAAACAGGTGCCAGATTTTGAGAGAATTGTGCTTCAAAACCTTGCGTCTTCATCAGTCTGCGTCCTGTAGGGGCGAAGCATTCGGGCAATAACCTATCGGTGAAACTGTAGATTTTTTATCCGAATGCTTCGCCCGTACTTTTTCAGCCAACCCTACATAAATATTTCCCACTAGACATGATAACTAAGTGCGGGTGTGGTTAATAATTCAATTTGTGATTCTGCTACCTCTACCGTATCTTGAAAAATTAAGCCTTCTAAACTGTATCCATCTTCCTCACCTTCAGCCCTCTGGTAATATTCAACAACTGTTCCAATACTCCCTTTTTTTAAACCATATTCAGGAATATCTTCTCTTAAAGAAACTTGGGAAAATAGTTTAAATTTCATGTTCCTTGCTCCTAACTGGGGAATAACGTTACAAACTTTGTTTCTCGATCTGTTACCATCCAAATTGTTTTTATAGGTAAAATTCTGCCATTTGGCGCAGTTAACTCACCGGTGATTTTATACTTTTGCCCATACCTAGTCTTAGTTGTTGGCGTAGCTTCTAAAGTTAAAATCTGTTGACGCAAGTCCCGCTCAAGTTCTTGCCAGTTACCTAAAGTATAGCCTCCCAGTGCCAGATATTGTGACTTGTCATCCTTCGGTAAAAAAACCAACAAATACTGAGTAAGTTTGGTTTCAGAGATAATGGCATTAACATCTAAGTAGGGCATAATATTGACAATGAGCAGTCTAAAGACATGATAGACACCTCCGAGAAAAACTTTGAAGCCACCATCGAAGCAAGCCTCCTCAACAGCGGCTACCAGCGCCGCAGCTCCAAAGATTATGAGCGCTCACTTTGCCTCATACCCAAAGATGTCCTTAACTTCATCCAAACCAGCCAACCTCAAGAGTGGCAGAAATTCCAAACCCAGTACGGTGACGACGCAAACACCCAACTCCTCAAACAGCTTGCCGAAGTCATCAAGAATCGGGGAACCTTAGAAGTCCTCAGAAAAGGCATCAAAGCCAACAGCTGCCGCTTCCAACTCGCCTACTTCCAACCCTCCAACAGTCTCAATCCAGAAACCCAAAGACTCTACCAGACAAACTGCTTCAGTGTCCTTAGACAACTGTACTACAGCCAGAAAAATCCCCTCAACAGCATCGATATTGTCCTCTTTCTTAACGGTTTACCCATCTTCACCGCCGAACTAAAAAACCCTTTTACAGGGCAAAACTTCCAACAAGCGATTAAACAATATCAAGAGGATCGAGATCCGAGAGAGCCACTCCTCAAGTTTGGCCTATGTCTCTCCCACTTTGCCGTTGACCCAGATCAGGTCCATGTCACCACTCACCTTCAGGGCCATGAAACCGGCTTCCTACCCTTCAACCCCGGAAAGACTGGCGTAGCGGCAAACCCAGACCCTACCAAATTCCGCAGCGCCTACCTGTGGGAGCAAATCTGGCGGCAGGATAGCTTCCTTGACCTAATCGAGAACTTTATCATCCTCCAGGAAAAAAAGGACGACAAGGACAGAAAAACAGGAGTAAAGAGCCTCATCTTTCCCCGCTACCATCAATTAGATGCCGTGCGCCGTTTGCTGGCCGATGCCAAGGCCGAAGGGACAGGAAAATCCTATCTCATCCAACACAGTGCCGGCAGTGGCAAGAGTAATTCAATAGCATGGCTGGCCCACGGACTTGTCAGCTTGCACGATGATCATAATAGCCGCGTTTTTGACTCTATCATCGTCATCACCGACCGCCGTATATTGGATCAGCAACTACAGGCCACTATTCGCCAGTTTGAAAAGACCTCTGGGGTGGTGGAAAACATCGACAAAACCTCGCGGCAACTCAAAGAGGCCCTAGAGTCCGGGAAAAATATCATCGTCACCACCCTGCAAAAATTCTCCGTCATCGTCGATCAAATCCAGTCCCTCTCTGGGCAGCGCTTCGCAGTAATCGTCGATGAGGCCCATTCTTCCCAGACCGGAGAAAGTACCAAAAAACTCAAAAGCGTCCTCACCGCCACCAGCCTAGAAGCGGCCGCCGCCGAGGAAGGGGGAGAAGAGGAGGATTTAGAAGATCGAACCGTCGCCGAGGCAAAAAAACGGGGAAAAATTGCTAATTTAAGTTATTTTGCCTTTACCGCCACGCCGAAACCCAAAACCCTAGAAGTATTCGGCACCAGACAACCGGACGGCAGCTTTGCTCCCTTTAGCCTCTATTCCATGGCTCAGGCGATTGAGGAAGGCTTTATTCTCGACGTGCTGGAGAACTATACCACCTACAAGACCTATTTTAATCTGCTCAAAACCATCGAAGATGACCCCCACTATGATCGCGCCAGGACCGCCTCGCTGCTGCGCCACTTCGTCGATTTACACGAACACACCATTAAGCAGAAAGTGGCCATCATTGTCGAACACTTCCATGAGCAGGTGGCCCATCAGGTGCAAGGCAAGGCCAAGGCCATGATTGTCACGCGATCGCGTCTCCATGCCGTGCGGTACAAGTTGGCCCTAGACCGCTATCTCAAGGAAAAAGACTATCCCTATCAGTCCCTAGTCGCCTTTACCGGGACAGTTAGAGACGGCGAAGACTTCACCGAAACCAAAATGAATAGCGCCTCCTCAGGTACTCATATCCCTGACAAAGCCACCGCAGACACCTTTCAACAAGCTCCCTACCGCTTTCTCGTCGTTGCCAACAAATTCCAGACCGGTTTTGACCAACCCCTCCTAGGCGCGATGTACATCGATAAGAAATTAGCCGGGGTTAACGCTGTCCAGACCCTCTCCCGTCTCAACCGCATCCACCCCCACAAAACCGGGACTCTGGTGCTGGACTTCGCCAACGAGGCCGATGAGATCAAGGCAGCCTTTAAAGATTACTACGACTGCACCATCTTGACGGAAGCCACCGACCCCAACCGGCTCTATAAAATCCAAGCACAGCTTGACGACTATCACTTTTACCAAGACTCGGACATCGATAGCTTCGCGCAGATATTCTTTCACTCCCAAGGAACTCAGGCCAAGCTTCATGGCAGCCTCGACCCCGTCCTCGACCGTTACCTAGAAGCTTCTGAGGAGGAAAAAGTCGGTTTTCGCGGTAAACTACAAGAATTTATCCGACTTTATGGCTTTGTCTCTCAATTACTCCCCATACCTGCTGCAGACTTAGAGAAGTTCTATGAATTTTCCCGCCACTTAATCTGCAAACTTCCCACCTCCCCAGAGGCCCTTCCTTTGCCTATTCAACAAAGCATCGAACTAAACTCCTACCGCATCCAAGAGACCCACAGGGGTAAAATTGAACTAAAACGGGGTGTCAGGGAAACTTCTAGGGTTTATTCCCTAGGCACGGGCCAACCCCCCACCAAAAAGATAGAACCCCTCTCGAAAATCATTGAAGAAATTAATCGACGATTTGGTACTGATTTCAGTGAGGATGAGCGAGTTTTTATCGAACACCTTGAAACTAAACTGGATGACAGCGCACCCCTGAAAGCGAGCCTTAAGATCAATACTCCCGAAAATGTTAAACTAGCCTTTGATATCCTGGCATCCGACATCATGCAGGACATGGTGGAAATCAACTTCAGCTTTTATAAAAAGTTCACTGACGACCTTGAATTTAAGGCCCTGCTCCTCGGTTTTCTCTTTAATCGATTCCTGCAGCGATCGAATACTTCCGAAGCTAAGACAGACTCAGTTTAACATTCGATCGAACTTTGCCGCCGATCCCCGACCAATGACAGGGTAAGGGGGGTCTTCCCCTGACATTTGAGATAAAATCGATCTAGTTAAAAATTTAATTCCGAAACTATGTTCGACGCACTGGCCGACCGCTTAGAAGACGCATGGAAAAAATTACGAGGTCAAGATAAAATCTCCTCGGCCAATATACAAGAAACCCTCAAAGAAGTCCGGCGGGCTTTATTAGAAGCAGATGTTAACCTACAGGTAGTCAAGGGATTTATTGCTGAGGTCGAGAAACAAGCCCTCGGCGCTGAAGTGATTTCCGGAGTCAATCCCGGTCAGCAATTTATCAAAATTGTCTATGATGAATTAGTCAAAATTATGGGGGAAAGCAACGTTCCCCTAGCTCAGGCCGATAAACCCCCCACCGTAATTTTAATGGCCGGGTTGCAAGGGACAGGAAAAACCACCGCCACCGCCAAATTAGCCCTATATCTCCGCAAACAGTCCAAAAGCTGCCTGATGGTGGCCACCGATGTTTACCGTCCGGCGGCCATTGACCAATTAATCACCCTCGGTAAACAGATAAATGTTCCCGTCTTCGAGATGGGTTCTCAGGCTAATCCCGTCGATATCGCCCGTCAAGGTGTGGAAAAAGCCAAAGAATTGGGGGTAGATACGGTTATCATCGACACCGCCGGTCGTTTGCAGATAGACACCCAGATGATGGGCGAACTAGCACAAATCAAGAAAATTGTCAAGCCCGACGACACTTTATTAGTGGTGGATGCCATGACCGGTCAGGAAGCGGCCAGTCTTACCAACACTTTTCACCAACAAATCGGCATCACGGGGGCAATTCTTACTAAACTTGATGGCGATACTCGTGGTGGGGCAGCCCTATCAGTGCGGCAAATATCGGGACAACCGATTAAATTTGTTGGGGTTGGGGAAAAAGTAGAAGCTTTAGAGCCATTTTATCCCGATCGCCTTGCCAGTCGCATCCTCAATATGGGTGATGTTCTGACGCTAGTGGAAAAAGCTCAGGAACAGTTAGACCTAGAAGACGCGGCCAAAATGCAGGCCAAGATTTTAGAGGCTAAGTTTGATTTTAATGACTTCCTCAAACAGATGCGGCTGTTAAAAAATATGGGTTCCCTGGGGGGAGTCTTGAAGTTAATCCCCGGTCTGGGCAAACTGAGCGGGACAGACATCGAAAAGGGCGAAAAAGAGTTAAAACGCACGGAAGCGATGATTAATTCCATGACCACGGAGGAACGCGCTAACCCCGATTTATTGGCTAAGTCTCCTAATCGTCGTCGTCGCATTGCCAAAGGTTCGGGACATCCGGAAACAGAAGTTAACAAACTAATTACTAATTTCACCAGAATGCGATCGATGATGCAACAGATGGGACGGGGACAAATGCCCGCTATGCCTGGGATGCCCGGGATGGGTGGCGGAATGTTTGGCGGTGGCAATCAACCGGGGTTCCGAGGTCAAGGTGGCAGCCCGAAAAAACCGAAGAAAATCAAGAAAAAGAAAGGTTTTGGCGATTTATAGAGGCTAAAAATGTTGAAATCCAGAGCTTAAACTGAGGTTTCTACCGTCGGCTAATTTTATCTCTTTCCCCGGGACAATTTGACCGATTATCGCCCCCTCTTCCCCCACTTTCTCCAGCAATTCTCTGGCACTGTCCGGGGGCAAACACAAAACTAACTCAAAGTCTTCACCGCCGTATAAAGCCCATTCTAGAGCTTTTTCGGCTCCTACATATTCTTTCAGGGTTGGATGCAGGGGAATCCTCTCGATTTCAGCACCAACCCCACTACAGCGACAAATTTGCATGATGGCATCTGCTAACCCGTCACTGCTATCCATGCCCGCGATGGGAAATTGCTTGACAATTTTTTGTAAATGTGGTATGCAATCAAGTCTCGGTCGCGGCCGTTGATGAGCTTGGATTAATCGCTTTTTTTGGGCGGAATTTAAATTCCTGCCGGTTTCAGGGTGCAAGAGTAACTCTAATCCAGCCCGCGATAAACCGTGATAACCAGTAATAACGATACTATCACCAACTTTTGCGTTAAAACGTCTAATTTCTTCATTTTTTGCCACTTGTCCCAGGGCGGTGATGCTGATGTTAATCTCCGTGGCCCGACAGACATCGCCACCAACGATCGCCGTCTGATATACTTGCAGACAAGAGCTAAGACCCCGATAGAGTCCTTCTAGCCAATCGATGGCTAGATTGGGAGTTAAAGCCAATCCTACCGTAATTCCCAGGGGTTCTGCCCCCATAGCCGCTAAATCGGATAAATTAGCCGCCGCCGCTCGCCAGCCCACATCTTCCGGAGAGGTGGTAAGATCGCTAAAGTGGACGTTATTAACTAAAACATCAGTGGTGACAACGAGAGAGTAACCCTCTTTCAGGGATAAAATCGCCCCATCATCACCGATAATCTCCGCAGGACAATATTTTTGCAGAATCGGTAGCAATCCCTGTTCACCCAAGTCTTTAACGGTTAAATTCATAATTTCTGGGAATTGAACGATGCAGCTTCTAAAAAGTCTTTAAGTAGGTAGGCACAATTATTTGTAGGATGGGTTAGCGGTAGCGTAACATAATCGGGCGTTGGGTTTCATGCTTCAACCCAACCTACGTTCATTTTATATTTAATTCCACCCACCTACTTAGTTAAGAAG
This portion of the Microcystis aeruginosa NIES-2549 genome encodes:
- a CDS encoding type I restriction endonuclease subunit R, producing the protein MIDTSEKNFEATIEASLLNSGYQRRSSKDYERSLCLIPKDVLNFIQTSQPQEWQKFQTQYGDDANTQLLKQLAEVIKNRGTLEVLRKGIKANSCRFQLAYFQPSNSLNPETQRLYQTNCFSVLRQLYYSQKNPLNSIDIVLFLNGLPIFTAELKNPFTGQNFQQAIKQYQEDRDPREPLLKFGLCLSHFAVDPDQVHVTTHLQGHETGFLPFNPGKTGVAANPDPTKFRSAYLWEQIWRQDSFLDLIENFIILQEKKDDKDRKTGVKSLIFPRYHQLDAVRRLLADAKAEGTGKSYLIQHSAGSGKSNSIAWLAHGLVSLHDDHNSRVFDSIIVITDRRILDQQLQATIRQFEKTSGVVENIDKTSRQLKEALESGKNIIVTTLQKFSVIVDQIQSLSGQRFAVIVDEAHSSQTGESTKKLKSVLTATSLEAAAAEEGGEEEDLEDRTVAEAKKRGKIANLSYFAFTATPKPKTLEVFGTRQPDGSFAPFSLYSMAQAIEEGFILDVLENYTTYKTYFNLLKTIEDDPHYDRARTASLLRHFVDLHEHTIKQKVAIIVEHFHEQVAHQVQGKAKAMIVTRSRLHAVRYKLALDRYLKEKDYPYQSLVAFTGTVRDGEDFTETKMNSASSGTHIPDKATADTFQQAPYRFLVVANKFQTGFDQPLLGAMYIDKKLAGVNAVQTLSRLNRIHPHKTGTLVLDFANEADEIKAAFKDYYDCTILTEATDPNRLYKIQAQLDDYHFYQDSDIDSFAQIFFHSQGTQAKLHGSLDPVLDRYLEASEEEKVGFRGKLQEFIRLYGFVSQLLPIPAADLEKFYEFSRHLICKLPTSPEALPLPIQQSIELNSYRIQETHRGKIELKRGVRETSRVYSLGTGQPPTKKIEPLSKIIEEINRRFGTDFSEDERVFIEHLETKLDDSAPLKASLKINTPENVKLAFDILASDIMQDMVEINFSFYKKFTDDLEFKALLLGFLFNRFLQRSNTSEAKTDSV
- a CDS encoding putative toxin-antitoxin system toxin component, PIN family; amino-acid sequence: MKVVIDTNVVISAAIADRNPEKIILFVVSNPDFYWIVSPDILAEYREVLSRKRLKLTNEQKQYWLTLTSAVTFVVDINLEIDFPRDRKDAKFLACAIVNNADYFITGDKDFDEVKNLGHTKIISVSLFQTKYQIK
- the ffh gene encoding signal recognition particle protein → MFDALADRLEDAWKKLRGQDKISSANIQETLKEVRRALLEADVNLQVVKGFIAEVEKQALGAEVISGVNPGQQFIKIVYDELVKIMGESNVPLAQADKPPTVILMAGLQGTGKTTATAKLALYLRKQSKSCLMVATDVYRPAAIDQLITLGKQINVPVFEMGSQANPVDIARQGVEKAKELGVDTVIIDTAGRLQIDTQMMGELAQIKKIVKPDDTLLVVDAMTGQEAASLTNTFHQQIGITGAILTKLDGDTRGGAALSVRQISGQPIKFVGVGEKVEALEPFYPDRLASRILNMGDVLTLVEKAQEQLDLEDAAKMQAKILEAKFDFNDFLKQMRLLKNMGSLGGVLKLIPGLGKLSGTDIEKGEKELKRTEAMINSMTTEERANPDLLAKSPNRRRRIAKGSGHPETEVNKLITNFTRMRSMMQQMGRGQMPAMPGMPGMGGGMFGGGNQPGFRGQGGSPKKPKKIKKKKGFGDL
- a CDS encoding restriction endonuclease subunit S; this encodes MMTKKWQPYPTYKDSGVEWLGKIPEHWKVKKCKQLSLIKRGASPRPIDDPSFFDDDGAYSWVRISDVTASNKYLETSEQKLSELGKSKSIALEPGELFVSICATVGKPIITNIKCCIHDGFVYFPFLKENREYLFYIFSGGELYKGVGKQGTQLNLNTDIIGDIKLPIPPLPEQQKIAQFLDQETSKIDKLITKKERLIKLLKEKRTALISHAVTKGLNPDVPMKDSGVEWLGEIPEHWEVKRVKYAFILQRGYDLSSDQLIEGIYPVCASNGVIGFHNKFNVKAPCITVGRSGSVGEINYIENDFWAHNTALFVKEFINSIPRFIFYILLILDTKRLSAGSAVGTLNRNYIHELLTPLPPIPEQQKIAQFLDRETGKIDNLITKTRTSIDHLKEYRTALISAAVTGKIDVREH
- the thiL gene encoding thiamine-phosphate kinase; the encoded protein is MNLTVKDLGEQGLLPILQKYCPAEIIGDDGAILSLKEGYSLVVTTDVLVNNVHFSDLTTSPEDVGWRAAAANLSDLAAMGAEPLGITVGLALTPNLAIDWLEGLYRGLSSCLQVYQTAIVGGDVCRATEINISITALGQVAKNEEIRRFNAKVGDSIVITGYHGLSRAGLELLLHPETGRNLNSAQKKRLIQAHQRPRPRLDCIPHLQKIVKQFPIAGMDSSDGLADAIMQICRCSGVGAEIERIPLHPTLKEYVGAEKALEWALYGGEDFELVLCLPPDSARELLEKVGEEGAIIGQIVPGKEIKLADGRNLSLSSGFQHF
- a CDS encoding DUF4926 domain-containing protein — translated: MKFKLFSQVSLREDIPEYGLKKGSIGTVVEYYQRAEGEEDGYSLEGLIFQDTVEVAESQIELLTTPALSYHV
- a CDS encoding type I restriction-modification system subunit M, which codes for MNNFGDKVSFIWSIADLIRDTFKRGKYQDVILPFTVLRRLDCVLEPTKEEVLAAYHQYKDKLDNLDPLLCKKSGFAFYNSCPYDFEKLLDDPKQLAANLKLYINSFSGNMREVLEKFDFANTIDKLEQSDLLFLVTERFQNIDLHPDKVSNLEMGYIFEELIRKFNEALDENPGEHFTPREVIQLMVNLIFSPDKTQLSQEYITRSVYDPCCGSGGMLTIAKDRILELNPKAQVFLFGQEVNPETFAVCKSDLYMKSVDGKDAENIKFGSTLSQDQHSDKTFDYLLANPPYGKDWKRDKEAVETEAQKAGSRFSAGTPRISDGQLLFLQHMIARMKPETQGGSRVAIVMNGSPLFTGDAGSGESEIRRWILENDWLEAIIALPNDLFYNTGIATYIWVLTNHKAAERRGKVQLINASEFWLPMRKSLGSKRREISSQHIREITEIFQSFQPSEVSKIFDREDFGYRKITVERPLRLNFQASPERIERLKEQSAFASLAVSKKKSDEMKGIEEQAGKEQQRLILDILNSFPDTLYQDRGEFEKVLKKGMKTKGITLAPAVYKAILSALSERDESANICLDKQGNPEPDTDLRDTENVPLKQDINDYFDREVLPHVTDAWISDTVRDIRDGALGKVGYEINFNRYFYKYQPPRTLEAIEADIKEVEGEILAMLTSLEERI
- a CDS encoding DUF6883 domain-containing protein gives rise to the protein MPYLDVNAIISETKLTQYLLVFLPKDDKSQYLALGGYTLGNWQELERDLRQQILTLEATPTTKTRYGQKYKITGELTAPNGRILPIKTIWMVTDRETKFVTLFPS